A single genomic interval of Roseomonas aeriglobus harbors:
- a CDS encoding MarR family transcriptional regulator, whose amino-acid sequence MPATMSTPTPLIGALSPLVGYHLRRASGVFAADFAAAVEGTGMRQVLIGILAVVAASPGINQGAVGRILGIKRANMVSLINELIDAGLIVRETDPTDRRAFTLAVSSEGTAMLDECTQRIEAHEEQLLAGFSAAEKAMLLDLLGRIEKRATPAD is encoded by the coding sequence TTGCCAGCGACGATGTCGACACCCACTCCCCTGATCGGCGCACTCAGCCCGTTGGTCGGCTATCACCTTCGTCGTGCCTCCGGCGTCTTTGCCGCAGACTTTGCCGCAGCGGTCGAGGGCACGGGCATGCGCCAGGTGCTGATCGGCATCCTGGCGGTCGTCGCAGCCAGCCCGGGCATCAACCAGGGCGCGGTCGGACGCATCCTGGGGATCAAGCGCGCGAACATGGTGTCGCTGATCAACGAGCTGATCGATGCCGGCCTGATCGTTCGCGAAACCGATCCAACCGACCGTCGGGCCTTCACCTTGGCGGTCTCGTCCGAAGGCACCGCGATGCTCGACGAGTGCACGCAGCGAATCGAGGCGCATGAGGAGCAGTTGCTTGCCGGCTTCTCGGCGGCGGAAAAGGCGATGCTCCTCGACCTACTCGGCCGCATCGAGAAACGGGCAACGCCGGCGGACTAG
- a CDS encoding MarR family transcriptional regulator, whose translation MSDMDPMTRAPGSVADILGFHIRLAHGAVYRHFTDTFSDLGLTQKQVSVLWLIHDHPGIGQAELGRRLQMDRATVMAIVNRLQARDMVVRGASTLDRRRQTLALTSAGDTALAGARTAICAHEAWLKDRFTEAEVRTLIALLARIHEAREV comes from the coding sequence GTGAGCGACATGGACCCGATGACCCGCGCCCCCGGGTCGGTCGCCGATATCCTGGGCTTTCACATCCGCCTCGCGCACGGGGCCGTCTATCGACACTTCACCGATACGTTCAGCGATCTGGGCCTGACTCAGAAGCAGGTGTCGGTGCTGTGGCTGATTCACGATCATCCCGGCATCGGGCAGGCCGAACTCGGGCGACGGCTGCAGATGGATCGCGCGACCGTCATGGCGATCGTCAACCGGTTGCAGGCTCGCGATATGGTCGTCCGCGGCGCGTCCACTCTCGATCGCCGTCGTCAGACGCTGGCGCTGACCTCTGCCGGCGACACCGCGCTCGCCGGGGCCCGTACCGCCATCTGCGCGCATGAGGCGTGGCTGAAGGATCGCTTTACCGAAGCGGAGGTACGTACGCTGATCGCGCTGTTGGCGCGCATCCACGAAGCCCGCGAGGTGTGA
- a CDS encoding copper resistance protein B, which produces MAAARATLRREHGGMAISQLMLNLAEVRVDRGRDGYRWDGEFWYGGDINRLTVKSEGDGRFSEPAGGEVQALYSRAIGPYFNLQAGVRQDIAPGPDRTYATISVEGLAPYWFDVEGALFLSDKGDLLARLEGYYDQRVTQRLILQPRVELNLSAQDVAASRIGSGVTDAEAGLRLRYEIAREFAPYIGVSWERRFGDTARFARADGERTGGVNMVAGIRAWF; this is translated from the coding sequence ATGGCAGCGGCCCGCGCCACGCTTCGGCGCGAGCACGGCGGAATGGCGATCTCGCAGCTGATGCTCAATCTGGCCGAGGTGCGGGTCGACCGCGGTCGCGATGGCTACCGCTGGGACGGCGAATTCTGGTATGGCGGCGACATCAATCGCCTGACCGTGAAAAGCGAAGGCGATGGCCGCTTCAGTGAGCCGGCAGGCGGCGAGGTCCAGGCGCTCTACAGCCGCGCGATCGGTCCCTATTTCAACCTGCAGGCGGGCGTCCGCCAGGATATCGCGCCCGGCCCCGACCGGACCTATGCCACGATCAGCGTCGAGGGACTCGCTCCCTATTGGTTCGACGTGGAGGGCGCGCTGTTCCTGTCGGACAAGGGCGATCTGCTCGCCCGGCTCGAGGGCTATTACGACCAGCGGGTGACCCAGCGCCTGATCCTGCAGCCCCGCGTCGAGCTGAACCTGTCCGCACAGGACGTGGCCGCGAGCCGCATCGGCTCCGGGGTGACCGACGCCGAGGCCGGGCTGCGCCTGCGCTACGAGATAGCGCGCGAGTTCGCGCCCTATATCGGCGTGTCGTGGGAACGCCGTTTCGGCGACACCGCCCGCTTCGCCCGTGCCGACGGCGAACGGACCGGCGGGGTCAACATGGTCGCCGGCATCCGCGCCTGGTTCTGA
- a CDS encoding acetate--CoA ligase family protein, translated as MPDLSRLLTPRSVVIVGASPTPGALGNSVLRNLERHGYAGAIHLINPKRDEIDGRPCLKSIDELPDGVDAAVLAIPGPAVLGAVQALAKRNVGAAIIFSAGFAEGGEEGLAAQAEVARIAADHGMIVEGPNCLGLVNYAAGVPLTFVEAPVLELADKPAVGIVSQSGAMAVVLGTTLMAKGLGITVSVSTGNEAASGVEDYVEHLIDDPATRGLAMIVEQFRKPARFLELAERARAAGKPIVLLHPGTSSAARESAATHTGAMAGDWQLMRAKVERAGVILVDSLEALGDVVELAVRSQPVRRGGTAVLTESGAFKALTLDLAETIGLDLPQMSGDTAAALRDAIPDFIPVSNPMDLTAQALVDPDLYRRTLIPLLADDAYAALVFGIIQTDPATAARKFPYIIDAVAGLNPTKPVIFAGLDDGAPVPAEYIDGLRAIGVTYFPSPDRAFRALRHLLRGAERDFARADATPVALDLPGGVIPEYRAKHLLAPVGIPFPAGGFAADVAEAKAVAARVGYPVAIKAQAAALSHKSDAGGVILNIADDAALEAAWDRLYGNVAAYDGTIALDGAQVEAMGKRGVELIVGARNDPDWGPVILVGFGGVTAELLHDVRLLPVDLTKDAIIAELRALKQGALLDGYRGSPALDVEAVADLIANLGRVLTGTPAIREVDLNPVVVYPRGEGVVALDALILATD; from the coding sequence ATGCCCGACCTCTCCCGCCTGCTCACCCCCCGTTCGGTCGTTATCGTCGGCGCGTCGCCGACACCCGGTGCGCTCGGCAATTCGGTGCTGCGCAATCTCGAACGTCACGGCTATGCGGGCGCCATTCATCTCATCAACCCCAAGCGGGACGAGATCGACGGACGGCCGTGCCTGAAGTCGATCGACGAATTGCCGGACGGTGTGGATGCAGCGGTGCTGGCCATCCCCGGACCCGCCGTCCTGGGCGCGGTGCAGGCCCTCGCCAAGCGCAATGTCGGCGCGGCGATCATCTTCTCGGCAGGGTTCGCCGAAGGGGGCGAGGAGGGGCTCGCCGCGCAGGCCGAAGTCGCACGGATTGCGGCCGATCATGGCATGATCGTCGAGGGGCCCAATTGCCTCGGCCTCGTCAACTATGCCGCGGGCGTACCGCTGACCTTCGTCGAGGCGCCGGTGCTCGAACTCGCAGACAAGCCGGCGGTCGGCATCGTCAGCCAGTCGGGCGCGATGGCGGTGGTGCTCGGCACGACGCTGATGGCCAAGGGGCTCGGCATCACCGTGTCGGTGTCGACCGGCAACGAAGCGGCGTCGGGCGTCGAGGATTATGTCGAGCATCTGATCGACGATCCCGCCACCCGGGGACTCGCGATGATCGTCGAACAGTTCCGCAAGCCCGCGCGCTTCCTGGAACTCGCCGAGCGGGCGCGCGCGGCGGGCAAGCCGATCGTCCTGCTCCACCCCGGCACGTCCAGCGCCGCACGCGAATCCGCGGCCACCCACACCGGTGCCATGGCCGGCGACTGGCAGCTGATGCGCGCCAAGGTCGAGCGCGCCGGCGTCATTCTGGTCGACAGCCTGGAGGCGCTGGGTGACGTCGTCGAACTCGCCGTGCGCAGCCAGCCGGTTCGCCGTGGCGGCACCGCCGTCTTGACGGAGAGCGGGGCGTTCAAGGCACTGACGCTCGACCTGGCGGAGACGATCGGGCTCGACCTGCCTCAGATGTCCGGCGATACGGCGGCGGCGTTGCGGGACGCGATTCCCGATTTCATTCCCGTATCGAACCCGATGGACCTGACCGCGCAGGCGCTGGTCGACCCCGATCTCTACCGCCGCACGCTGATCCCGCTGTTGGCCGACGATGCCTATGCCGCGCTGGTGTTCGGCATCATCCAGACCGATCCCGCCACGGCAGCGCGCAAATTTCCCTATATCATCGATGCGGTGGCGGGGCTGAACCCGACCAAGCCGGTGATCTTCGCCGGGTTGGACGACGGGGCACCGGTGCCGGCGGAGTATATAGACGGGCTGCGCGCGATCGGCGTCACCTATTTCCCGTCGCCCGACCGCGCGTTCCGCGCGCTTCGCCACCTGTTGCGCGGGGCGGAGCGGGACTTCGCGCGCGCCGATGCCACGCCGGTCGCGCTCGACCTGCCGGGCGGCGTCATCCCGGAATATCGCGCGAAGCACCTGCTGGCGCCGGTCGGCATTCCGTTTCCGGCAGGCGGGTTCGCTGCCGATGTGGCCGAAGCGAAGGCGGTGGCCGCACGCGTCGGCTACCCGGTCGCGATCAAGGCGCAGGCTGCCGCGCTCAGCCACAAGAGCGATGCCGGCGGCGTCATCCTGAACATCGCCGACGATGCCGCGCTGGAGGCGGCATGGGACCGGCTATACGGCAATGTCGCCGCCTATGACGGCACGATCGCGCTCGACGGCGCGCAAGTGGAGGCGATGGGCAAGCGCGGGGTCGAACTGATCGTCGGCGCGCGCAACGATCCCGACTGGGGGCCGGTCATTCTGGTCGGCTTCGGCGGGGTGACCGCGGAACTGCTCCACGACGTTCGCCTGTTGCCCGTCGATCTCACGAAAGACGCCATCATCGCCGAACTGCGCGCGCTGAAGCAGGGCGCATTGCTCGATGGCTATCGTGGGTCGCCGGCCCTGGATGTGGAAGCGGTCGCGGACCTCATCGCAAACCTCGGTCGCGTGCTGACGGGCACGCCCGCAATCCGCGAGGTCGATCTCAATCCGGTCGTCGTCTATCCGCGGGGCGAAGGCGTGGTAGCGCTCGATGCGCTGATCCTGGCGACCGACTGA
- a CDS encoding p-hydroxycinnamoyl CoA hydratase/lyase produces MTEYSSNGVVAYDVEDRIAWVRFNRAEKRNAMSPTLNRDMMEVLDALEFRDDVGVLVLSGEGPAWTAGMDLKEYFRETEAKGLAGTRQAQRESYGWWRRLRWYQTPTIAMVNGWCFGGGYGPLFACDLAFAAEEAKFGLSEINWGILPGGGATKVAQELMPFRKAMYHAMMGENIDGKTAVEWGLVNEAHPLSALKDRVTEVAKVLLAKNPVALKATKDAMKRVGVMSYDDAEDYLVRAQEAANSYDNEGRKEGIRQFIDEKSYKPGLGAYDKDKVKA; encoded by the coding sequence ATGACCGAATACAGCAGCAACGGCGTCGTCGCCTATGACGTCGAAGACCGCATCGCCTGGGTCCGCTTCAACCGCGCCGAGAAGCGCAACGCGATGAGCCCGACGCTCAACCGCGACATGATGGAGGTGCTCGACGCGCTCGAATTCCGCGACGACGTTGGCGTGCTCGTCCTGTCGGGAGAGGGGCCGGCCTGGACCGCGGGCATGGATCTGAAGGAATATTTCCGCGAAACCGAGGCCAAGGGCCTAGCCGGCACGCGCCAGGCGCAGCGCGAAAGCTATGGCTGGTGGCGGCGGCTGCGCTGGTATCAGACGCCGACGATCGCGATGGTCAACGGATGGTGCTTTGGCGGCGGTTATGGCCCGCTGTTCGCCTGCGACCTGGCGTTCGCGGCGGAAGAGGCGAAGTTCGGTCTCAGCGAAATCAACTGGGGCATCCTGCCCGGCGGCGGTGCGACCAAGGTGGCGCAGGAACTGATGCCGTTCCGCAAAGCCATGTATCACGCGATGATGGGCGAGAATATCGACGGCAAGACCGCGGTCGAATGGGGCTTGGTCAACGAAGCGCATCCGCTCTCGGCGCTGAAGGACCGGGTGACCGAGGTCGCCAAGGTGCTGCTTGCGAAGAACCCGGTGGCGCTCAAGGCGACCAAGGATGCGATGAAGCGCGTCGGGGTGATGAGCTACGACGATGCCGAGGACTATCTGGTCCGCGCGCAGGAAGCGGCCAATTCCTACGACAATGAAGGCCGCAAGGAAGGCATTCGGCAGTTCATCGACGAGAAGAGCTACAAGCCGGGGCTGGGCGCCTATGACAAGGACAAGGTGAAGGCCTGA
- a CDS encoding class 1 fructose-bisphosphatase produces MQAMSLARFLIEQQRGEAALPAELRLLIETVARACKTICHAVSKGALGEVLGSLDKENVQGEVQKKLDVIANELLLDANEWGGHLAAMASEEMETIHRIPHRYPKGEYLLLFDPIDGSSNIDVCLSVGTIFSVLKAPADAAGREIAEEDFLQPGSSQVAAGYAIYGPQPLLVLSVGSGVYEFTLDREIGSWRLTDGPIRLPAGTPEFAINMARRRQWSDSVVRFVDDRVAGETGPCGREYTMRWTGSMVADVHRILKRGGTFCYPTDVRTGGARLRLMYEANPMSYLIEQAGGASIDGTTRILDIVPTGLHQRVGLLLGDADEIAMLREPA; encoded by the coding sequence ATGCAAGCTATGTCGCTCGCCCGTTTCCTGATCGAGCAGCAGCGCGGGGAGGCGGCGTTGCCGGCCGAGCTGCGCCTGCTGATCGAGACCGTCGCGCGCGCGTGCAAGACGATCTGTCATGCCGTGTCGAAAGGGGCGCTGGGCGAAGTGCTCGGCAGCCTGGACAAGGAGAATGTCCAGGGCGAGGTGCAGAAGAAGCTGGACGTGATCGCCAACGAACTGCTGCTCGATGCGAACGAGTGGGGCGGGCATCTGGCAGCGATGGCGTCGGAGGAGATGGAGACGATCCATCGCATCCCGCACCGCTACCCCAAGGGCGAATATCTGCTGCTCTTCGATCCGATCGACGGGTCGAGCAACATCGACGTCTGCCTGTCGGTCGGCACGATCTTTTCGGTGCTGAAGGCGCCGGCCGATGCGGCGGGACGCGAGATTGCGGAGGAAGATTTTCTCCAGCCCGGATCGAGCCAGGTCGCGGCTGGCTACGCCATCTATGGGCCGCAGCCGCTGTTGGTCCTGTCGGTCGGTTCGGGGGTCTATGAATTCACGCTCGATCGCGAAATCGGGTCGTGGCGGCTCACGGACGGGCCGATCCGGCTGCCGGCGGGCACGCCTGAATTCGCGATCAACATGGCGCGGCGGCGGCAATGGTCGGACAGCGTCGTCCGCTTCGTCGACGACCGCGTGGCGGGCGAAACGGGGCCGTGCGGGCGCGAGTATACGATGCGCTGGACCGGATCGATGGTCGCCGACGTCCACCGCATCCTGAAGCGCGGCGGCACCTTCTGCTACCCGACCGACGTCCGTACCGGCGGCGCGCGGTTGCGGCTGATGTACGAGGCCAATCCGATGAGCTACCTGATCGAACAGGCGGGCGGCGCGTCGATCGACGGGACGACCCGCATCCTCGACATCGTACCGACGGGCCTGCACCAGCGGGTTGGTTTGCTGCTGGGCGACGCCGACGAAATCGCGATGCTGCGCGAACCGGCGTAG
- a CDS encoding TonB-dependent receptor — MTGLRSTMRALLRCNAAIGALAIAAIPGTAVAQDATAQAEAAAATDNQDIIVTARRREESLQDTPVAISAFSADILEQRQVVQTQDLERITPSLQFKPAGQLSGNTASAVVFIRGVGQVDPTAAVDPGVGIYLDEVYLGRAVGGAIDFGDIDGVEVLRGPQGTLFGRNTIGGAILVRTRQPELGSWSGRGRLRIGDYDLREGFAALNIPIGDTLAARVSGGFRKRDGYVIRAVDGLDLGNENGYSFNGAVKWEPSKDFDLFIRGDYSRRDENGAPFVLAGVNEQAPVAAIASVAAGCPGATIPFAPIAPGNPRFGAPNVPLINDIRCANDLQARGDFVNGGNAPVMSMSEVWGVAGTANIRLTDQALVKLITGYRETTSRGVRDADNTPLTLITTDVGSKSNQFSQEVQLQLDFGKVNGILGGYYFNEATNERATVFLAFPPSPPVISSLLAGGPGSRDLQVSRLKTNSVAVFGEVSWSPTARLELSGGLRYTSDRKYYQGTVLNLFPATQPDPNPLPTLATTQGGSLFIFPRPFQRDFAALTGSGSVQYRWNDAISTYASYAKSFKSGGFNTRYNAATADNLPVPFADESVTSYEAGIKTNIGRLRLNLAAFQAEYQDIQLIFRQGVVPLLFNAGEARIRGFEAEASYRAPWGLIFDGGLSVLKDKIKSITPIPGATATVTPADDLPFTPDLQANFGLSYRIELGNGTTLTPRVDGTYQSKITFITGSIPLIEEDGYFVGNASVGLKFANRFEVSAGVNNILDSRYLIQGNASLATLGYAERIFARPRNWFAQISASF, encoded by the coding sequence ATGACTGGTCTTCGTTCGACGATGCGCGCGCTGTTGCGCTGTAATGCCGCGATCGGTGCTCTGGCGATCGCCGCGATACCCGGAACCGCCGTGGCGCAGGATGCGACCGCCCAGGCAGAAGCGGCGGCCGCGACCGACAACCAGGATATCATCGTGACCGCACGTCGGCGCGAGGAAAGCCTGCAGGACACGCCGGTTGCGATCTCGGCCTTCAGCGCCGACATCCTCGAACAGCGGCAGGTCGTACAGACCCAGGATCTGGAACGCATCACGCCCAGCCTGCAGTTCAAGCCGGCCGGTCAGCTTTCGGGCAACACCGCCTCGGCCGTCGTCTTCATCCGCGGCGTCGGCCAGGTCGATCCGACCGCGGCGGTCGACCCGGGCGTCGGGATCTACCTCGACGAAGTCTACCTCGGCCGCGCGGTCGGTGGGGCGATCGATTTTGGCGACATCGACGGCGTCGAAGTGCTGCGCGGGCCGCAGGGGACATTGTTCGGCCGCAACACGATCGGCGGCGCGATCCTGGTCCGCACCCGCCAGCCCGAGCTCGGCAGCTGGAGCGGGCGTGGCCGCCTGCGCATCGGCGACTATGATCTGCGCGAGGGCTTTGCGGCCCTGAACATTCCGATCGGCGACACGCTGGCGGCGCGCGTGTCCGGCGGTTTCCGCAAGCGTGACGGCTATGTCATCCGCGCGGTCGACGGTTTGGATCTGGGCAACGAGAACGGCTATTCGTTCAACGGCGCGGTGAAATGGGAGCCGTCGAAGGATTTCGACCTGTTCATCCGCGGCGATTATTCGCGACGGGACGAAAACGGCGCGCCGTTCGTGCTGGCCGGCGTCAACGAACAGGCGCCGGTCGCGGCCATCGCCAGCGTCGCGGCGGGCTGCCCCGGCGCGACGATCCCCTTTGCGCCGATCGCGCCGGGCAACCCGCGCTTCGGTGCGCCCAACGTGCCGCTGATCAACGACATTCGCTGCGCCAACGACCTTCAGGCGCGCGGCGACTTCGTCAACGGCGGCAACGCGCCGGTCATGAGCATGTCGGAAGTGTGGGGCGTAGCCGGCACCGCCAACATCCGGCTGACCGACCAGGCGCTGGTCAAGCTGATCACCGGCTATCGCGAGACCACGTCGCGCGGCGTCCGCGATGCGGACAACACGCCGCTGACCCTGATCACGACCGATGTCGGCTCGAAGTCCAACCAGTTCAGCCAGGAAGTCCAGCTCCAGCTCGACTTCGGCAAGGTCAATGGCATCCTCGGCGGCTATTATTTCAACGAAGCGACGAATGAGCGCGCGACCGTCTTCCTGGCGTTCCCGCCGTCGCCGCCGGTCATTTCCTCGCTGCTCGCCGGCGGACCTGGCAGTCGCGATCTTCAGGTGTCGCGCCTCAAGACCAATTCGGTCGCCGTGTTCGGCGAGGTCAGCTGGTCGCCGACCGCACGGCTCGAGCTGAGCGGCGGACTGCGCTACACGTCCGACCGCAAATATTATCAGGGCACGGTGCTCAACCTGTTCCCGGCGACCCAACCCGATCCCAACCCGCTGCCGACATTGGCGACGACGCAGGGCGGTTCGCTGTTCATCTTCCCGCGGCCGTTCCAGCGCGATTTCGCCGCGCTGACCGGCTCCGGCAGCGTCCAGTACCGCTGGAACGACGCGATCAGCACCTATGCGTCCTATGCCAAGAGCTTCAAGTCTGGGGGCTTCAACACCCGCTACAATGCCGCGACCGCGGATAACCTGCCGGTGCCCTTCGCCGACGAAAGCGTGACCAGCTACGAAGCGGGTATCAAGACCAACATCGGGCGACTGCGCCTGAACCTGGCGGCGTTCCAGGCCGAATATCAGGATATCCAGCTGATCTTCCGTCAGGGCGTCGTACCGTTGCTGTTCAACGCCGGCGAAGCGCGCATCCGCGGCTTCGAGGCCGAAGCCAGCTACCGCGCGCCTTGGGGGCTGATCTTCGACGGCGGCCTCAGCGTGCTGAAGGACAAGATCAAGAGCATCACGCCCATCCCCGGCGCGACCGCGACCGTTACCCCGGCCGACGATCTTCCCTTCACGCCCGACCTGCAGGCGAACTTCGGTCTGTCATACAGGATCGAACTGGGGAATGGCACCACGCTGACCCCGCGCGTCGACGGCACCTACCAGTCGAAGATCACCTTCATCACCGGCAGCATCCCGCTGATCGAAGAGGACGGCTATTTCGTCGGCAACGCGTCGGTTGGCCTGAAGTTCGCCAATCGCTTTGAAGTGAGTGCGGGCGTCAACAACATCCTCGACTCGCGCTACCTCATTCAGGGCAATGCGTCGCTGGCGACGCTCGGCTATGCCGAACGCATCTTTGCGCGTCCGCGCAACTGGTTCGCGCAGATTTCGGCGTCGTTCTGA
- a CDS encoding copper resistance system multicopper oxidase, whose amino-acid sequence MISTDRRGMIRNALSLGGTAALAPWFPAWAQPVSAGIVRPLPSVSGEDIHLRIAHQMMTIDGRRSHAIGINGTVPAPLIRLREGQTVRLHVENTLDEDSSIHWHGLILPFHMDGVPGVSFPGIKPRSAFTYEFPVVQAGTYWYHSHSGLQEQMGHYGPIVIDSAGEDPVRADREHVILLSDHSQLHPHTIFRKLKQQGGYFNYQKQTLASLLAGKDQSAKERRAWGAMRMDPTDVADVTGSTYTYLVNGHGPRDNWTGLFRPGERVRLRLINASAMTTFNVRIPGLKMTVVQADGLPVRPVAIDEMQIAVAETYDVIVEPSDDRAYTIVGESVDRSGMARATLAPREGMAAEVPPLRRRPLADMKDMGMGAMAGMDHAAMGHGVSPAPAAAACPPEHAAMGHCTPPASQHAGMGHGSGGMNHSMRDFSVAPEVRKTPTVQTIAPMPVDRMGEPGQGLEDVGHRVLVYTDLMAVTRNPDVRAPDRALRIHLTGNMERYMWAFDGQKLSEVTKPIPFLKDERVRVTLVNDTMMGHPIHLHGHFFELVTGKGAYAPRKHTIQVQPGGTATFDVTTDAVGDWAFHCHMLYHMHGGMMQVVSVRPRAGDAA is encoded by the coding sequence ATGATCTCGACCGACCGCCGCGGAATGATCCGCAACGCCCTGTCTCTGGGCGGGACCGCCGCGCTGGCGCCCTGGTTTCCCGCCTGGGCGCAGCCGGTATCCGCCGGCATCGTGCGCCCGCTGCCGAGCGTGTCGGGCGAGGACATTCACCTGCGCATCGCGCACCAGATGATGACGATCGACGGGCGCCGGTCCCACGCGATCGGCATCAACGGCACCGTGCCGGCACCGCTGATCCGCCTGCGCGAGGGGCAGACGGTCCGCCTGCACGTCGAGAACACGCTCGACGAGGACAGCTCGATCCACTGGCACGGGCTGATCCTGCCGTTCCACATGGACGGCGTGCCGGGCGTCAGCTTTCCCGGCATCAAGCCACGGTCGGCCTTCACCTATGAATTTCCGGTCGTGCAGGCGGGCACCTATTGGTACCACAGCCATTCCGGGCTGCAGGAACAGATGGGACATTATGGTCCGATCGTGATCGATTCCGCGGGCGAAGACCCCGTCCGCGCCGACCGCGAGCACGTCATCCTGCTGTCCGACCACAGCCAGTTGCACCCGCACACGATCTTCCGGAAGCTCAAGCAGCAGGGCGGCTATTTCAACTATCAGAAGCAGACGCTGGCCAGCCTGCTCGCCGGCAAGGATCAGTCCGCGAAGGAACGGCGCGCGTGGGGCGCCATGCGCATGGACCCGACCGACGTCGCCGACGTGACGGGCAGCACCTACACCTACCTGGTCAACGGCCACGGCCCGCGCGACAATTGGACCGGGCTGTTCCGCCCGGGCGAGCGCGTGCGGCTGCGGCTGATCAACGCATCGGCGATGACGACCTTCAACGTCCGCATTCCGGGCCTGAAGATGACCGTCGTCCAAGCCGATGGCCTGCCGGTGCGGCCGGTCGCGATCGACGAGATGCAGATCGCGGTGGCCGAGACCTACGACGTCATCGTCGAGCCGAGCGACGATCGCGCCTATACGATCGTCGGCGAAAGCGTCGACCGGTCGGGCATGGCGCGCGCCACGCTCGCCCCGCGCGAAGGCATGGCCGCCGAGGTCCCTCCCCTCCGTCGCCGGCCGCTCGCCGACATGAAGGACATGGGCATGGGCGCCATGGCGGGAATGGATCATGCCGCGATGGGACATGGCGTATCGCCGGCGCCGGCCGCGGCCGCCTGCCCGCCCGAACACGCCGCGATGGGGCATTGCACCCCGCCCGCCAGCCAGCACGCCGGCATGGGTCACGGGTCGGGGGGCATGAATCATTCGATGCGCGATTTCTCCGTCGCGCCGGAGGTCAGGAAGACCCCCACCGTGCAGACGATCGCCCCGATGCCGGTCGACCGCATGGGCGAGCCGGGCCAGGGGCTGGAGGATGTCGGCCATCGCGTGCTCGTCTACACGGACCTGATGGCGGTGACGCGCAACCCCGACGTCCGCGCGCCCGATCGTGCGCTGCGCATTCACCTGACCGGCAACATGGAACGCTATATGTGGGCGTTCGACGGGCAGAAGCTGAGCGAAGTGACCAAGCCCATCCCTTTCCTGAAGGACGAACGGGTACGCGTGACTTTGGTCAACGACACCATGATGGGACACCCCATCCACCTGCACGGGCATTTCTTCGAACTGGTGACCGGCAAGGGTGCGTACGCGCCGCGCAAGCACACCATCCAGGTCCAGCCAGGCGGGACCGCGACGTTCGACGTGACGACCGATGCGGTCGGCGACTGGGCGTTCCACTGCCATATGCTCTATCACATGCACGGCGGCATGATGCAGGTCGTGTCGGTCCGGCCGCGCGCAGGCGACGCGGCGTGA
- a CDS encoding DUF3237 domain-containing protein: MSILPMILAGVATVASVVGADAPVAPRLTPVFTVRVEIAPPVEQGEIDGGRRRFIPITGGTITGARLTGTVLTGGGDWQTIYPGGFTRVEARYFLKAADGTVIGIHNPGVRVASQDVTDRIARGERVDPSAYYFRSSPVFDPPPGKHQWLREKTFIGRGIRMPDHVLIEIFAVD, translated from the coding sequence ATGTCGATCCTCCCCATGATCCTTGCCGGTGTCGCGACCGTCGCATCGGTCGTGGGCGCGGACGCTCCGGTCGCGCCACGCCTGACGCCCGTCTTCACGGTGCGTGTCGAGATCGCTCCGCCGGTCGAGCAGGGGGAGATCGACGGCGGGCGGCGTCGGTTCATCCCGATCACCGGCGGCACCATCACCGGCGCGCGGCTGACCGGCACGGTGCTGACCGGCGGTGGGGACTGGCAGACCATCTATCCCGGCGGGTTTACGCGGGTGGAGGCCCGCTATTTCCTGAAGGCTGCCGACGGCACCGTCATCGGCATCCACAATCCGGGTGTCCGCGTCGCCAGCCAGGACGTCACCGACCGTATCGCCCGCGGCGAACGGGTCGATCCGTCCGCCTATTACTTCCGCAGTTCGCCGGTGTTCGACCCCCCGCCGGGTAAGCACCAGTGGCTGCGGGAAAAGACCTTTATCGGTCGCGGCATCCGCATGCCCGACCACGTCCTCATCGAAATCTTCGCCGTCGACTGA